GCTCCACCGGTTGGTCCAGCGCTTGGTCAAGCAGGTATCAACATCATGGGATTCACTAAAGAGTTTAACGCTCGTACAGCTGATCAAGCTGGTATGATCATCCCAGTTGTTATCACTGTTTATGAAGACAAATCATTCGATTTCGTTACAAAAACACCACCAGCTGCTGTTCTTTTGAAAAAAGCTGCAGGTGTTGAAAAAGGTTCAGGTACACCGAACAAAACGAAAGTTGCAACTGTAACTCGTGCACAAGTACAACAAATCGCTGAAACTAAGATGCCAGATTTGAACGCTGCAAACATTGAGTCTGCAATGCGTATGATCGAAGGTACTGCTCGTTCTATGGGATTCACTGTTACTGACTAATTGTAACAATCCTATTTGCCCGCAATACACTTGATCAAATGACGAGTGACGTGGGAGATGAAAATCGATATGACCACATTACAAGGAGAAAGATAAAATGGCTAAAAAAAGCAAACAACTTCGTGCTGCTCTTGAAAAAATCGACAGCACAAAAGTCTACAGCGTAGAAGAAGCTGTAGCTCTTGCAAAAGAAACTAACTTTGCAAAATTTGACGCAACTGTAGAAGTTGCTTACAACTTGAACATCGACGTGAAAAAAGCTGACCAACAAATCCGTGGTGCAATGGTATTGCCAAACGGAACTGGTAAAACAGCTCGCGTACTTGTATTTGCACGTGGTGCAAAAGCTGAAGAAGCAAAAGCTGCTGGTGCAGACTTCGTAGGTGAAGATGACCTTGTTGCGAAAATCAACGATGGTTGGTTGGACTTCGACGTTGTTATCGCTACACCTGACATGATGGCTCTTGTTGGACGTCTTGGACGTGTCCTTGGACCACGTAACTTGATGCCAAACCCTAAAACTGGTACAGTAACAATGGATGTTGCGAAAGCAGTTGAAGAGTCTAAAGGTGGTAAAATCACTTACCGTGCTGATAAAGCAGGTATCGTTCAAGCGATCATCGGTAAAGTTTCATTCGATGATACTAAATTGGTTGAAAACTTTAAAGCTTTCAACGACACAATCCAAAAAGCAAAACCAGCTACAGCTAAAGGTACTTACGTAACTAGCTTGACTTTGACTACAACTCAAGGTCCTGGTATCAAAGTGGATGTTAACTCACTTTAATTGAAATGAAAAGCTGCCTTCGGGTAGCTTTTTTTGTACTCCATTTTTATTTGCTACAGTTGGTAAAACTAATCGGATGGAAAAAAGAAAATTTTGATGGATATGACTATATAAAAAACGTAATTTATGGTAAAATAATACAGATCAAAAAAGGAGAGAGAAAATGGTAGAACCTAAGTATAAACGTATCTTAATCAAGCTATCTGGTGAGGCTCTTGCTGGCGAACGTGGTGTCGGAATCGATATCAAAACTGTCCAAAATATGGCCCAAGAAATCAAGGAAGTTCATGAACTTGGAATTGAAATTGCCTTGGTGATTGGAGGGGGAAACCTTTGGCGTGGAGAACCTGCTGCTGAAGCAGGGATGGATCGTGTTCAAGCAGACTACACAGGTATGCTTGGTACTGTCATGAACGCCCTTGTGATGGCTGATTCGCTTCAACAAGTTGGCGTGGATACCCGTGTTCAAACTGCGATTGCCATGCAACAAGTTGCAGAACCATATATCCGTGGTCGTGCCCTTCGTCACCTTGAAAAAGATCGGATCGTGATCTTTGGTGCAGGGATCGGTTCTCCTTACTTCTCAACAGATACGACCGCAGCCCTTCGTGCAGCTGAGATTGAAGCAGATGCCATTCTCATGGCCAAAAATGGGGTCGATGGTGTTTACAATGCCGATCCGAAAAAAGATGCTTCAGCTGTGAAATTTGAGGAATTGACTCACCGTGATGTGATCAACAAAGGTCTTCGCATCATGGACTCAACAGCCTCTACTCTCTCCATGGACAACGACATTGACTTGGTTGTCTTTAATATGAATGAACCAGGCAATATCAAACGCGTTGTCTTTGGTGAAAATATCGGTACAACCGTATCAAATAACGTAGAAAAATAATAGAAAATAGAGGAAGATTATGGCAAACCCAATCGTAGAAAAAGCAAAAGAAAGAATGACTCAGTCTCACCAAAGTTTGGGACGTGAATTTGGTACCATCCGTGCTGGACGTGCAAACGCAAGTCTTTTGGATCGTATTTTCGTAGAATACTACGGAGTAGAGACACCATTGAACCAATTGGCATCTATCACCATTCCAGAAGCGCGTGTCTTGTTGATCACTCCATTTGATAAATCATCTTTGAAAGACATCGAGCACAGCATCAATGCTTTTGACCTTGGCATCACTCCAGCCAACGATGGATCTGTTATCCGCTTGGTTATCCCAGCTTTGACAGAAGAAACTCGTCGTGACTTAGCAAAAGAAGTGAAAAAAGTGGGTGAAAATGCTAAAGTAGCGATCCGTAACATTCGTCGTGATGCTATGGATGAAGCGAAGAAACAAGAAAAAGCAAAAGAAATCACAGAAGATGAATTGAAAGGTCTTGAAAAAGAGATTCAAAAAGTTACGGATGACGCTGTTAAGCATGTAGATGAAATGACAGCTCACAAAGAAAAAGAATTGATGGAAGTTTAATCCATCCCAACCATTACAGGAAAGATAGACTCAGTTGGCACTGCTGGCTGGGTTTTATTTCCATTATTCTTGTGAAGAGGCAAGAGGAAAGAAGGAAACATGAATACGAATCTAGCAAGCTACATCATGGGAATGGTCATTGATGAAAATGATCACTTCTATTTTGTTCAAAAAGATGGCCAAACCTACGCGCTTGATAAAGCAGAAGGCCCACACCAAGTCGGAGAAAGTGTCAAGGGCTTTGCCTATACAGATATGAAGCAAAAACTACGACTCACGACACTTGAAGTCACTGCAACTCAAGAAAGCTTTGGCTGGGGAACGGTCACGGAAGTGCGCAAGGATTTGGGAGTCTTCGTGGATACAGGGCTTCCAGATAAGCAGATTGTTGTCTCACTAGATATCCTACCGGAGATCAAAGATCTATGGCCTAAAAAGGGCGATCGTCTCTATATTCGTTTAGAAGTCGATAAGAAAGATCGGATTTGGGGGATCTTAGCCTACCAGGAAGATTTCCAGCGTTTGGCTCGTCCAGCCTACAACAATATGCAAAACCAAAACTGGCCAGCCATTGTCTACCGCTTGAAATTGTCTGGGACCTTTGTTTACCTTCCAGAGAATAATATGCTGGGCTTTATCCACCCAAGTGAGCGCTATGCAGAACCTCGTTTGGGAGAGGTCTTAAATGCTCGCGTTATTGGTTTTCGTGAGGTGGACCGGACCTTGAACCTATCTTTGAAGCCACGCTCCTTTGAGATGTTGGAAAACGATGCCCAAATGATTTTGACCTATTTGGAAGCCAATGGTGGCTTTATGACCTTGAATGATAAATCATCTCCAGAAGAGATCAAGGCAACTTTTGGGATTTCAAAAGGCCAGTTCAAAAAGGCCTTGGGTGGCTTGATGAAGGCCAAAAAAATCAAGCAGGACCAGTTTGGAACAGAGTTAATCTAAGAGGAGGCTTATGCGAAAATCGTTTTATACTTGGCTG
The Streptococcus parasanguinis genome window above contains:
- the pyrH gene encoding UMP kinase — its product is MVEPKYKRILIKLSGEALAGERGVGIDIKTVQNMAQEIKEVHELGIEIALVIGGGNLWRGEPAAEAGMDRVQADYTGMLGTVMNALVMADSLQQVGVDTRVQTAIAMQQVAEPYIRGRALRHLEKDRIVIFGAGIGSPYFSTDTTAALRAAEIEADAILMAKNGVDGVYNADPKKDASAVKFEELTHRDVINKGLRIMDSTASTLSMDNDIDLVVFNMNEPGNIKRVVFGENIGTTVSNNVEK
- the cvfB gene encoding RNA-binding virulence regulatory protein CvfB gives rise to the protein MNTNLASYIMGMVIDENDHFYFVQKDGQTYALDKAEGPHQVGESVKGFAYTDMKQKLRLTTLEVTATQESFGWGTVTEVRKDLGVFVDTGLPDKQIVVSLDILPEIKDLWPKKGDRLYIRLEVDKKDRIWGILAYQEDFQRLARPAYNNMQNQNWPAIVYRLKLSGTFVYLPENNMLGFIHPSERYAEPRLGEVLNARVIGFREVDRTLNLSLKPRSFEMLENDAQMILTYLEANGGFMTLNDKSSPEEIKATFGISKGQFKKALGGLMKAKKIKQDQFGTELI
- the frr gene encoding ribosome recycling factor; protein product: MANPIVEKAKERMTQSHQSLGREFGTIRAGRANASLLDRIFVEYYGVETPLNQLASITIPEARVLLITPFDKSSLKDIEHSINAFDLGITPANDGSVIRLVIPALTEETRRDLAKEVKKVGENAKVAIRNIRRDAMDEAKKQEKAKEITEDELKGLEKEIQKVTDDAVKHVDEMTAHKEKELMEV
- the rplA gene encoding 50S ribosomal protein L1 is translated as MAKKSKQLRAALEKIDSTKVYSVEEAVALAKETNFAKFDATVEVAYNLNIDVKKADQQIRGAMVLPNGTGKTARVLVFARGAKAEEAKAAGADFVGEDDLVAKINDGWLDFDVVIATPDMMALVGRLGRVLGPRNLMPNPKTGTVTMDVAKAVEESKGGKITYRADKAGIVQAIIGKVSFDDTKLVENFKAFNDTIQKAKPATAKGTYVTSLTLTTTQGPGIKVDVNSL
- the rplK gene encoding 50S ribosomal protein L11, translating into MAKKVEKLVKLQIPAGKATPAPPVGPALGQAGINIMGFTKEFNARTADQAGMIIPVVITVYEDKSFDFVTKTPPAAVLLKKAAGVEKGSGTPNKTKVATVTRAQVQQIAETKMPDLNAANIESAMRMIEGTARSMGFTVTD